The Apium graveolens cultivar Ventura chromosome 11, ASM990537v1, whole genome shotgun sequence genome has a window encoding:
- the LOC141697793 gene encoding uncharacterized protein LOC141697793 isoform X2, with amino-acid sequence MPRYDDRHGTTRLYVGHLSSRTRSRDLEDVFSRYGRFPGFTWRFVVRGCPWWNWSQFLMSVVRDVDMKRDFAFVEFSDSRDADDARYSLNGRDVDGSRIVVEFAKGAPRGPGGSREFLGKGPAPGSGRCFNCGIDGHWARDCKAGDWKNKCYRCGDRGHIEKNCQNSPKKLKRARSYSRTPSPGHGRSRSRSYSRDRSYSRSRSPPKERSVERAERRSRSPRRRRSSPPPTKGRKHSPSPDERSPRGRATPSPGNSKQGNGSDHRRRSKARSWSPIDDAERQSHRRRSPEEENGHKPSLSPREDMSPVDDNRVSPRNSDSG; translated from the exons ATGCCTCGCTACGATGATCGCCATGGAACTACACGTCTCTATGTCGGCCACTTGTCTTCACGGACAAGATCCCGGGACTTGGAGGATGTTTTTAGCAGATATGGAAG GTTTCCGGGCTTCACCTGGAGGTTTGTGGTGAGAGGTTGCCCCTGGTGGAATTGGTCGCAATTCTTGATGAGTGT AGTACGTGATGTGGATATGAAGCGTGACTTCGCCTTTGTG GAATTTAGTGATTCTCGAGATGCTGATGATGCAAGATACAGCTTAAATGGTCGAGATGTTGATGGGAGTCGTATTGTAGTAGAATTTGCAAAGGGG GCGCCACGTGGGCCAGGTGGATCTCGGGAATTCCTTGGGAAAGGGCCTGCTCCTGGGTCAGGGCGATGCTTTAATTGCGGAATTGATGGTCACTGGGCTCGTGATTGCAAGGCCGGAGACTGGAAGAACAAATGTTATCGCTGTGGGGACCGTGGTCATATAGAAAAGAATTGTCAGAACAGTCCCAAAAAACTCAA ACGGGCACGAAGTTACTCTCGGACACCTTCTCCTGGCCATGGCAGAAGTCGTAGCCGTAGTTACAGCAGGGATCGCAGCTACAG CCGTTCAAGATCACCTCCAAAGGAGCGTAGCGTTGAACGTGCAGAGAGAAGATCAAGGAGTCCTAGGCGACGCAGATCTTCACCGCCACCAACTAAAGGGAGGAAGCACAGTCCATCACCTGATGAGCGAAGCCCACGAGGTAGAGCCACTCCTTCCCCCGGTAATAGCAAGCAGGGAAATGGGTCAGATCACCGTAGGCGGAGCAAGGCAAGGAGCTGGAGTCCTATTGATGATGCTGAGAGACAGAGCCACAGGCGTAGGAGTCCTGAAGAAGAAAATGGCCACAAGCCTAGTCTGAGCCCGCGGGAGGATATGAGTCCGGTGGATGATAACCGCGTTTCCCCAAGGAACAGCGATTCAGGTTGA
- the LOC141697793 gene encoding uncharacterized protein LOC141697793 isoform X1, with product MPRYDDRHGTTRLYVGHLSSRTRSRDLEDVFSRYGRVRDVDMKRDFAFVEFSDSRDADDARYSLNGRDVDGSRIVVEFAKGAPRGPGGSREFLGKGPAPGSGRCFNCGIDGHWARDCKAGDWKNKCYRCGDRGHIEKNCQNSPKKLKRARSYSRTPSPGHGRSRSRSYSRDRSYSRSRSPPKERSVERAERRSRSPRRRRSSPPPTKGRKHSPSPDERSPRGRATPSPGNSKQGNGSDHRRRSKARSWSPIDDAERQSHRRRSPEEENGHKPSLSPREDMSPVDDNRVSPRNSDSG from the exons ATGCCTCGCTACGATGATCGCCATGGAACTACACGTCTCTATGTCGGCCACTTGTCTTCACGGACAAGATCCCGGGACTTGGAGGATGTTTTTAGCAGATATGGAAG AGTACGTGATGTGGATATGAAGCGTGACTTCGCCTTTGTG GAATTTAGTGATTCTCGAGATGCTGATGATGCAAGATACAGCTTAAATGGTCGAGATGTTGATGGGAGTCGTATTGTAGTAGAATTTGCAAAGGGG GCGCCACGTGGGCCAGGTGGATCTCGGGAATTCCTTGGGAAAGGGCCTGCTCCTGGGTCAGGGCGATGCTTTAATTGCGGAATTGATGGTCACTGGGCTCGTGATTGCAAGGCCGGAGACTGGAAGAACAAATGTTATCGCTGTGGGGACCGTGGTCATATAGAAAAGAATTGTCAGAACAGTCCCAAAAAACTCAA ACGGGCACGAAGTTACTCTCGGACACCTTCTCCTGGCCATGGCAGAAGTCGTAGCCGTAGTTACAGCAGGGATCGCAGCTACAG CCGTTCAAGATCACCTCCAAAGGAGCGTAGCGTTGAACGTGCAGAGAGAAGATCAAGGAGTCCTAGGCGACGCAGATCTTCACCGCCACCAACTAAAGGGAGGAAGCACAGTCCATCACCTGATGAGCGAAGCCCACGAGGTAGAGCCACTCCTTCCCCCGGTAATAGCAAGCAGGGAAATGGGTCAGATCACCGTAGGCGGAGCAAGGCAAGGAGCTGGAGTCCTATTGATGATGCTGAGAGACAGAGCCACAGGCGTAGGAGTCCTGAAGAAGAAAATGGCCACAAGCCTAGTCTGAGCCCGCGGGAGGATATGAGTCCGGTGGATGATAACCGCGTTTCCCCAAGGAACAGCGATTCAGGTTGA